From Magnolia sinica isolate HGM2019 chromosome 13, MsV1, whole genome shotgun sequence, one genomic window encodes:
- the LOC131222580 gene encoding protein DUF642 L-GALACTONO-1,4-LACTONE-RESPONSIVE GENE 2-like isoform X1, which translates to MYKYGKATRPYSIVFFLQRKRTKMAVLPILILFFSSLITVPAFSAPDLDALLPNGNFEESPKPSHLNKTVILGKHALPMWEIHGLVEYVSGGPQPGGMFFAVKHGIHAIRLGNEASISQSIPVKKGSLYSLTFGSSRTCAQDEVLRVSVPPLSGDLPLQTLYDSYGGDTYAWGFKAASNIANVTFHNPGIQEDPACGPLLDAVAIKELFPPLPTRDNLVKNGGFEEGPHIFKNSTSGVLLPPKQEDIYSPLPGWIIESLKAVRYLDSKHFFIPVGLAAVELVSGRESAIAQVLRTVPNRFYNLTFVVGDAKNGCHGSMMMEAFAAKDTIKVPFESRGKGGFKAASLKFKAVDARTRITFFSSYYHTKVHDPVSLCGPILDQVRVYPISK; encoded by the exons ATGTATAAATATGGAAAGGCTACTCGACCTTACTCCATCGTCTTCTTTCTCCAACGCAAACGAACTAAGATGGCAGTCCTACCCATTCtcattctcttcttctcttccctaATCACAGTTCCTGCCTTTTCAGCTCCAGATCTTGATG CACTTCTCCCAAATGGCAACTTTGAAGAATCCCCCAAGCCATCCCACCTGAATAAAACAGTCATCCTAGGCAAGCATGCACTCCCCATGTGGGAAATCCATGGCCTGGTTGAGTatgtatctggtgggccccagcCAGGTGGCATGTTCTTTGCCGTCAAACACGGCATCCACGCCATTAGGCTCGGGAACGAGGCATCGATCTCCCAATCGATACCAGTTAAGAAAGGCTCCCTCTATTCACTGACATTTGGATCTTCAAGGACATGTGCGCAAGATGAGGTTTTGAGGGTCTCTGTTCCTCCTCTATCTGGTGATCTGCCTTTGCAGACCCTCTACGACAGCTATGGAGGGGATACATATGCATGGGGATTCAAGGCTGCTTCGAACATTGCTAATGTTACATTTCACAATCCAGGGATTCAAGAGGACCCTGCATGTGGGCCCCTCTTGGATGCTGTGGCCATTAAGGAGCTCTTCCCACCATTGCCCACAAGAG ATAACCTTGTAAAGAATGGCGGTTTTGAAGAGGGCCCCCATATATTCAAGAACTCCACCTCGGGCGTCCTCCTCCCGCCCAAACAGGAAGACATCTACTCCCCACTCCCTGGTTGGATTATTGAGTCCTTGAAAGCCGTTAGATACCTAGACTCGAAGCACTTCTTCATCCCCGTCGGTCTAGCTGCAGTTGAACTGGTCTCAGGGAGAGAGAGTGCCATTGCCCAAGTCCTAAGAACCGTCCCCAACAGATTCTACAACCTCACATTCGTGGTTGGGGATGCGAAGAATGGATGCCATGGATCGATGATGATGGAAGCATTCGCAGCTAAAGACACCATCAAGGTCCCATTCGAATCCCGTGGAAAGGGTGGATTCAAGGCTGCAAGCCTCAAGTTCAAAGCAGTTGATGCAAGAACAAGGATCACGTTTTTCAGCTCTTACTACCACACCAAGGTTCATGACCCAGTCTCTCTTTGTGGGCCCATCTTGGATCAGGTTAGGGTTTATCCCATCTCCAAGTGA
- the LOC131222580 gene encoding protein DUF642 L-GALACTONO-1,4-LACTONE-RESPONSIVE GENE 2-like isoform X2 has product MYKYGKATRPYSIVFFLQRKRTKMAVLPILILFFSSLITVPAFSAPDLDALLPNGNFEESPKPSHLNKTVILGKHALPMWEIHGLVEYVSGGPQPGGMFFAVKHGIHAIRLGNEASISQSIPVKKGSLYSLTFGSSRTCAQDEVLRVSVPPLSGDLPLQTLYDSYGGDTYAWGFKAASNIANVTFHNPGIQEDPACGPLLDAVAIKELFPPLPTRDNIVKNGGFEEGPHTFKNASSGVLLPPKQQDLYSPLPGWIIESLKAVRYVDSKHFFVPYGLAAVELVAGRESAIAQILRTVPNSLYNLTFVVGDAKNGCHGSMLVHAFAGKETVQVSFQSNGKGGFKATSLKFKAISARTRITFFSSQYHTKVHDPVSLCGPILDQVRVYPVRK; this is encoded by the exons ATGTATAAATATGGAAAGGCTACTCGACCTTACTCCATCGTCTTCTTTCTCCAACGCAAACGAACTAAGATGGCAGTCCTACCCATTCtcattctcttcttctcttccctaATCACAGTTCCTGCCTTTTCAGCTCCAGATCTTGATG CACTTCTCCCAAATGGCAACTTTGAAGAATCCCCCAAGCCATCCCACCTGAATAAAACAGTCATCCTAGGCAAGCATGCACTCCCCATGTGGGAAATCCATGGCCTGGTTGAGTatgtatctggtgggccccagcCAGGTGGCATGTTCTTTGCCGTCAAACACGGCATCCACGCCATTAGGCTCGGGAACGAGGCATCGATCTCCCAATCGATACCAGTTAAGAAAGGCTCCCTCTATTCACTGACATTTGGATCTTCAAGGACATGTGCGCAAGATGAGGTTTTGAGGGTCTCTGTTCCTCCTCTATCTGGTGATCTGCCTTTGCAGACCCTCTACGACAGCTATGGAGGGGATACATATGCATGGGGATTCAAGGCTGCTTCGAACATTGCTAATGTTACATTTCACAATCCAGGGATTCAAGAGGACCCTGCATGTGGGCCCCTCTTGGATGCTGTGGCCATTAAGGAGCTCTTCCCACCATTGCCCACAAGAG ATAACATTGTAAAGAACGGCGGTTTCGAAGAGGGTCCCCATACATTCAAGAATGCCAGCTCGGGCGTCCTCCTCCCGCCCAAACAACAAGACCTCTACTCCCCACTACCCGGTTGGATCATTGAGTCCTTGAAAGCCGTTAGGTACGTCGACTCGAAGCATTTCTTCGTCCCCTACGGTCTAGCTGCAGTCGAACTGGTTGCTGGGAGAGAGAGCGCCATTGCCCAAATCCTAAGAACCGTCCCCAATAGTCTCTACAATCTCACTTTTGTGGTCGGAGATGCTAAAAATGGGTGCCATGGATCGATGCTGGTTCATGCATTTGCCGGCAAAGAGACTGTCCAGGTCTCCTTCCAATCCAATGGAAAGGGTGGATTCAAGGCTACGAGCCTCAAGTTCAAAGCGATTTCTGCAAGAACAAGGATCACGTTTTTCAGTTCTCAGTACCACACGAAGGTTCATGACCCAGTTTCTCTTTGTGGGCCTATCTTGGATCAAGTTAGGGTTTATCCTGTTCGGAAGTGA
- the LOC131222582 gene encoding cytochrome b5 domain-containing protein RLF-like, with product MDNASDFTFWQVDLKIDEADLESPRNIPNIGAITIEDGLSTGTSVNKIDDSPAKYGSLDGATSKRSAAIDSLPPKSNVSEFSEPGNVGDDVNGSQEQKIVPRKPAVRVKIPFAKGHSQMDWLKITRTHPDLAGLKGQSNKRFISMEEVKQHKTEGSIWTVLKGRVYNISPYMKFHPGGVDMLTKAAGKDCTSLFDKYHAWVNADFLLEKCLVGILDDSR from the exons ATGGACAATGCTAGTGACTTCACCTTTTGGCAG GTTGATCTGAAAATAGATGAAGCCGATTTGGAATCTCCAAGAAACATCCCTAATATTGGTGCGATCACAATCGAAGATGGCCTTTCGACTGGTACAAGCGTTAATAAGATCGATGATTCCCCAGCGAAGTATGGATCATTAGATGGGGCCACATCCAAGAGGTCAGCAGCTATTGATTCGCTGCCTCCAAAATCCAACGTCAGTGAATTTTCGGAACCAGGAAATGTTGGAGATGATGTCAATGGTTCACAAGAACAGAAGATTGTGCCAAGAAAGCCTGCTGTGCGGGTAAAAATTCCCTTTGCGAAAGGGCATAGCCAAATGGACTGGCTAAAGATTACTCGGACACATCCTGACCTTGCAG GACTAAAAGGCCAATCAAATAAAAGGTTCATTTCAATGGAAGAAGTTAAGCAGCACAAGACAGAGGGCTCTATTTGGACGGTTTTAAAAGGTCGTGTCTACAATATCTCGCCCTACATGAAATTTCACCCTGGAG gTGTTGATATGCTCACGAAGGCGGCGGGAAAAGATTGCACATCATTATTTG ATAAATACCATGCCTGGGTGAATGCTGATTTCTTGCTGGAGAAGTGCCTGGTGGGCATTCTAGATGATAGCCGATGA